The Trinickia caryophylli genomic sequence ATCTGACATCCAACAAATGGACGCAAGGGGAAATCGGCATAGCGCTTAGCGTGGGCACCGCCACGGCCATGTTGAGCCAGGTGCCGGCCGGCGCGCTGATTGACGCGTTGCGCAACAAGAAAGCGGCCGCGGCCGCGGCCATTCTGGCCATTGCGGCCTGCGCGCTGCTGCTTGCCGCGAGTCCGACGCTCGTACCCGTAATCGCGGCGGAGGTCTTCCATGGGTTTGCCAGCTGCATGCTGACACCGGCCATCGCGGCGATCTCGTTCGCGCTCGTCGGCCGTCATGCGCTCGGCAACCGGCTCGGGCGCAATGCCACCTATGCTTCCATTGGCAGCGCCGTGGCCGCCGCTCTGATGGGCCTCTTCGGCGAGTATTCGTCGGCGCGTGCGGTGTTCTGGCTGACCGCCGGGCTGACGGTGCCGGCGCTCGTCGCCTTGTCGATGATCGAGCACACCGGACGCATTGCGGTGAGCAACGCCAGCGCGGAACCGGTCAGGCGCTCCAGCATGAGCGAGTTGCTGCGCGACAGGCGCGTGCTCATTTTTTCCGCATGCATTGCACTGTTCCACCTGTCCAATGCCGCCATGCTGAATCTCGCGGCGGGCGAAGTGACGACGCACATGAGCGACAACGTCCAACTCGTGATCGCGGCATGCATCATCGTGCCGCAGATGGTCGTCGCCGCGCTTTCGCCCTGGGTCGGCCGCTCGGCCGAGCGCTGGGGCCGGCGCCCGCTGCTGTTGTTCGGATTCGCGGCGCTGCCCGTGCGCGCGCTGTTGTTCGCCGGCGTGTCGAGCCCGTACCTGCTGGTACCGGTGCAGCTTTTCGATGGGATCAGTGCCGCGGTTTTCGGCGTCATGCTGCCGCTGATCGCAGCCGATGTGGCGGGGGGCAAGGGCCACTACAACCTATGTATCGGGCTCTTCGGACTCACAGCCGGTATCGGCGCGACACTCTCGACGCTCGTGGCCGGTTTCATCGCCGACCACTTCGGCAACACTGCCAGCTTTTTGTGCCTCGCGGCGGCCGGGGCGATGGCCGTACTGCTCGTGTGGGCTGCACTGCCGGAAACGCGCGATGCGGACGAAACGCCGGCGAGCACGCCGGCGCCGTCCGCCTGAGCGGCGCGGCTTCAGCGCATCATCCGGCGGCGAAAGAGCGCGGCGCACACGAGAAACGGAACCACCACGTAAGCGGCGAGCACGGCCACATCGACGAGCGCTCCCGTCATCGGCCGGCCGAGCATTGCCGCCCGGATCAACTCGACGGCATGTGCGAGCGGCAATGCTTGCGCGGCGTGGCGCACCGGCATCGGCAACTGGGTGAGCGGAAAGAACACGCCCGAGAGCAGCAGCATTGGCGTGATCACGAGCGTTTGATAGAACATGAAGAAGTCGTAGGACGGGGCGAGCGCGGTCACGATCATCGCCAGGCTTGCAAACGCAAGCCCCGAGAGGGCGACGACGGGCAGGGCGGCGAGCATCGACGGGAAGTTCGCGTAGCCGAGCACCCCGGCCACGAGCATGATCGCCGCGCCGGAAAGCACGGCCTTGCTTGCTGCCCAGGCGATCTCTCCGAGGACGATATCGCCGAGCGTCAACGGCGTATGCATGATCGCTTCCCAGGTTCGCTGCACGTGCATGCGCGAGAAGCCCGAGTACATCGATTCGAAGCTGGCCGACATCATGACGCTCGAGGCCACTGTGCCCGCGGCCAGAAAAGCGATATAGGGTACGCCGTCGACTTCCCCCACCATCAGCCCGAGACCGAAGCCGAGGCCGAACAGGTAGATCATCGGATCGGCGAGATTGCCGAACATCGAGGCGAGGGCGAGCTTGCGCCAGACCAGATAGTTGCGGCGCCACACCGATAACCAGTTGGTAGCGTTTGCAGGCAGCGCGAGGCGGGGACCGGGCGTATGCATCGGAAGCGGGCCGTGCCGGTTGTCACGAGGCGAATATGAAGAGGTTTCCATGGTATCGAGGCGGGCGCGTGACGGTTCAGTCCTGCATTTCGCGGCCGGTGAGCCGCAGGAATACGTCTTCGAGATTGGCCGGGCGGTGCAGGTAGCGCAA encodes the following:
- a CDS encoding MFS transporter, coding for MATIRSLRALDWLNFFLANVQTGFGPFIASYLTSNKWTQGEIGIALSVGTATAMLSQVPAGALIDALRNKKAAAAAAILAIAACALLLAASPTLVPVIAAEVFHGFASCMLTPAIAAISFALVGRHALGNRLGRNATYASIGSAVAAALMGLFGEYSSARAVFWLTAGLTVPALVALSMIEHTGRIAVSNASAEPVRRSSMSELLRDRRVLIFSACIALFHLSNAAMLNLAAGEVTTHMSDNVQLVIAACIIVPQMVVAALSPWVGRSAERWGRRPLLLFGFAALPVRALLFAGVSSPYLLVPVQLFDGISAAVFGVMLPLIAADVAGGKGHYNLCIGLFGLTAGIGATLSTLVAGFIADHFGNTASFLCLAAAGAMAVLLVWAALPETRDADETPASTPAPSA
- a CDS encoding ABC transporter permease, whose product is MHTPGPRLALPANATNWLSVWRRNYLVWRKLALASMFGNLADPMIYLFGLGFGLGLMVGEVDGVPYIAFLAAGTVASSVMMSASFESMYSGFSRMHVQRTWEAIMHTPLTLGDIVLGEIAWAASKAVLSGAAIMLVAGVLGYANFPSMLAALPVVALSGLAFASLAMIVTALAPSYDFFMFYQTLVITPMLLLSGVFFPLTQLPMPVRHAAQALPLAHAVELIRAAMLGRPMTGALVDVAVLAAYVVVPFLVCAALFRRRMMR